One genomic region from Patescibacteria group bacterium encodes:
- a CDS encoding DNA-directed RNA polymerase subunit beta yields the protein MSEKNTDLLNPYRQRLSFTNLKDAIELPDLVETQRASYEWFFAEGLKELFDEISPIKDFIGRDLELYFLDYYLDEPKFDEVTAHAKNTTYESPLRIKVRLVNKRTGEIKEQQVYLGDFPVMTPRGTFVINGIERVVVSQLIRSAGVFFTSEFNRGRRYYGAKIIPNRGAWLEFEVDSNNVIWVKIDRKRKVAATSLLKAFGLSDNEEIKKTFAEVDNHPEVNYISATLAKDITKDEAEGLIEVYKRIRPGDLATVENARSLIHNMFFNFARYDFGRVGRYKLNQRFGLKLAINKENRVLRLDDLVLIIKEIIRLNNTQDEPDDIDHLGNRRVRAVGELVQNKFRVGLARLERIIKDKMSTLDIATLTPNQLINARPIIGAIKEFFMSSQLSQFMDQTNPLAELEHKRRLSAMGPGGLSRERAGFDVRDVHRTHYGRICPIATPEGPNIGLVGHLASYARVNSYGFIETPFRKVVHDVPNDGQSSTGEKLRQDIVNEQGKVLFKAGEKVTAEMAKKIKEVKGLTTVALVPRVTEEIIWLDAFAEERHITTAATTPIDEMGYFLKERSEVREHGQPKLDDVEKIDYMDVSSQQIISITTSLIPFIEHNDAVRALMGTNMQRQAVPCIKPQAPVVGTGVEAKAAQDSGQVIVAQQDGEVVLAQGDRIEVKDSAGQVHPYNLGKFVRSNASTCMNQKVIVDKGQKIKKGQALADGAATERGELAIGQNVVVAYIAWEGGNYEDAVLLSERLVHDDRYTSIHIEDYKIDVRDTKLGPEVVTQDIPNVGEEKLKDLDEEGVIRIGAEVSSGDILVGKITPKGETELSAEEKLLRAIFGEKAKDVRDSSLYLEHGEHGKVIDIKVFSRENGDRLSSGVIKSIQVSIAQLRKIQVGDKMAGRHGNKGVISKIVPEEDMPFLPDGTPVDIILNPLGVASRMNLGQILETHLGLAARQLGYYVATKPFNGVSEKTIRQELVKAGYPEDGKMTLYHGRTGEAFDEKVTVGLTYMLKLNHLVEDKIHQRSIGPYSLVTQQPLGGKAQFGGQRFGEMEVWALEAYGAAYSLQEILTIKSDDVPGRSKAYESIIKGEPITRLNVPESFNVLIRELKGLSLDVELIKDGQIVSTDPKKNSEQPTT from the coding sequence ATGTCTGAAAAAAATACCGATCTCTTAAACCCGTATCGCCAGCGTCTTAGTTTTACTAATTTAAAGGACGCTATTGAGTTACCCGATTTAGTGGAAACACAGCGGGCTTCTTACGAATGGTTTTTTGCCGAAGGGCTTAAAGAATTATTCGATGAAATATCGCCGATTAAAGATTTTATCGGTCGTGATTTAGAATTATATTTTTTGGATTATTATTTGGATGAACCAAAATTTGATGAAGTAACTGCTCATGCCAAAAATACTACTTATGAGTCTCCCTTGCGGATTAAGGTTCGTTTAGTTAATAAACGGACTGGTGAAATAAAAGAGCAGCAGGTTTATTTGGGTGATTTTCCAGTTATGACACCCCGAGGTACTTTTGTAATTAACGGTATTGAACGTGTAGTGGTTTCACAGCTTATTCGTTCGGCTGGTGTATTTTTTACTTCAGAATTTAACCGCGGACGACGTTATTATGGCGCTAAAATAATACCTAATCGTGGGGCTTGGTTAGAATTTGAGGTGGATAGCAATAATGTAATTTGGGTAAAAATTGACCGTAAACGTAAAGTAGCCGCTACTTCTTTACTTAAGGCTTTTGGTTTGTCCGACAATGAAGAGATTAAAAAAACTTTTGCCGAAGTAGATAATCATCCGGAAGTTAATTATATTTCAGCTACTTTGGCTAAAGATATAACTAAAGATGAAGCCGAAGGTTTAATAGAAGTTTATAAACGTATTCGTCCGGGCGATTTGGCTACGGTGGAAAATGCTCGTTCTTTGATTCATAACATGTTTTTTAATTTTGCCCGTTATGATTTTGGCCGGGTTGGACGTTATAAATTGAATCAACGTTTTGGTTTAAAATTAGCTATTAATAAAGAGAACCGAGTTTTGCGTTTGGATGATTTGGTTCTTATTATTAAGGAAATTATTCGACTTAATAATACTCAAGATGAACCCGATGATATAGACCACTTGGGTAATAGGCGCGTGCGAGCGGTTGGTGAATTAGTGCAAAATAAATTCCGGGTCGGTTTGGCTCGTTTGGAAAGAATTATTAAGGATAAAATGTCCACTTTGGATATTGCCACTTTAACACCCAATCAATTAATTAACGCTCGACCGATAATTGGTGCCATAAAAGAATTTTTTATGTCGTCGCAGTTATCCCAATTTATGGACCAAACTAATCCTTTGGCTGAATTGGAACATAAACGTCGTTTATCAGCTATGGGTCCAGGTGGGCTTTCCAGAGAGCGAGCCGGTTTTGATGTTAGAGATGTGCACCGTACGCACTATGGCCGAATTTGTCCGATTGCTACACCCGAAGGTCCGAACATTGGTTTAGTTGGCCATTTGGCTTCTTACGCCCGGGTTAACAGTTATGGTTTTATTGAAACGCCTTTTCGAAAAGTGGTCCACGATGTACCTAATGATGGCCAATCATCAACTGGTGAAAAATTAAGACAAGATATTGTTAATGAACAAGGCAAGGTTTTATTTAAGGCTGGTGAAAAAGTTACGGCCGAAATGGCTAAAAAAATCAAAGAGGTTAAGGGTTTAACCACTGTGGCTTTGGTACCGCGGGTAACGGAGGAAATTATTTGGTTAGATGCTTTTGCTGAAGAACGTCATATTACTACAGCGGCTACTACACCGATTGATGAAATGGGTTATTTTCTTAAAGAACGTTCCGAGGTTCGGGAACATGGTCAACCTAAATTAGATGATGTGGAGAAGATAGATTATATGGATGTCTCTTCTCAGCAAATAATTTCTATCACCACTTCTTTAATACCTTTTATAGAACATAATGATGCGGTGCGAGCTTTAATGGGTACCAACATGCAACGCCAAGCTGTGCCTTGTATAAAACCTCAAGCACCAGTGGTGGGTACGGGCGTGGAGGCTAAAGCGGCCCAAGATTCCGGTCAGGTTATTGTGGCTCAACAAGACGGTGAAGTTGTTTTGGCCCAAGGTGATCGTATTGAAGTTAAAGACAGTGCTGGTCAAGTTCATCCTTATAACTTGGGTAAATTTGTACGTTCTAACGCTTCAACTTGCATGAACCAAAAAGTTATAGTGGATAAAGGACAAAAAATAAAGAAAGGCCAGGCTTTGGCCGATGGCGCTGCTACTGAGCGAGGGGAATTAGCGATTGGCCAAAATGTGGTGGTAGCTTATATAGCTTGGGAGGGTGGTAATTACGAAGATGCTGTTTTATTATCGGAGCGTTTAGTGCATGATGATCGTTATACTTCCATTCATATTGAAGATTATAAAATAGACGTGCGGGATACTAAATTAGGTCCTGAAGTAGTTACCCAAGACATTCCTAATGTTGGTGAAGAAAAATTAAAAGATTTAGATGAGGAAGGTGTTATTCGTATAGGTGCCGAAGTTTCTTCTGGTGATATTTTGGTGGGTAAAATAACACCTAAGGGTGAAACTGAATTATCGGCTGAAGAAAAATTATTAAGAGCTATTTTTGGTGAAAAAGCCAAAGATGTTAGGGATTCGTCTTTGTATTTGGAGCATGGTGAGCATGGTAAAGTTATTGATATTAAAGTTTTTTCCCGAGAAAATGGCGATCGACTTTCTTCTGGTGTTATTAAATCTATTCAGGTATCTATTGCCCAACTTAGGAAAATACAAGTTGGTGACAAAATGGCTGGCCGACACGGTAACAAAGGTGTAATTTCTAAAATTGTACCGGAAGAGGATATGCCTTTTTTGCCCGACGGCACGCCGGTCGACATAATATTGAATCCTTTGGGTGTGGCTTCTCGTATGAATTTGGGTCAGATTTTAGAGACTCATTTAGGTTTAGCTGCTCGGCAGTTAGGTTATTATGTAGCCACTAAGCCTTTTAATGGTGTATCAGAAAAAACTATTAGGCAGGAATTAGTGAAAGCTGGTTATCCCGAAGATGGCAAAATGACTTTATATCATGGTCGGACTGGTGAAGCTTTTGATGAAAAAGTGACAGTTGGTTTAACTTATATGTTAAAGCTTAATCACTTAGTGGAAGATAAAATACATCAACGATCTATTGGGCCTTATTCTTTAGTTACGCAACAACCATTAGGTGGTAAAGCTCAATTCGGTGGTCAAAGATTCGGCGAAATGGAAGTCTGGGCTTTAGAAGCTTATGGTGCAGCTTATAGTCTTCAAGAAATTTTGACTATTAAATCAGATGATGTGCCGGGTCGATCCAAAGCTTATGAATCAATAATTAAAGGTGAGCCGATAACGCGTCTTAATGTGCCGGAATCTTTTAATGTCCTTATTAGGGAATTGAAAGGTTTGTCTTTAGATGTGGAATTGATTAAAGATGGTCAGATAGTGTCGACTGATCCAAAGAAAAATTCGGAGCAACCAACTACTTAA
- a CDS encoding UDP-N-acetylmuramoyl-L-alanyl-D-glutamate--2,6-diaminopimelate ligase: MSWLVALFYGLPARHLVVIGVTGTKGKSTVSNMIWYALQNMGYKTGLISTAQMAIGSTAWPNDLKMTMPGRLKLQQLLRQMVKEDCRYLVMETSSEGLAQFRQAGLPYVVGVFTNLTPEHIEAHGSFDNYKSAKGRLFAYLSKIKKPLVSPLGLVKPASVINLDDKSADYFLSFPVAERYGYSFNNKTSSLATNNQIAKFEEVGLDKLKINIDSIDYEFLVGGQFNAYNILAAALVGQVLNFPLPKVLNVLTTYSGTPGRLEFINEGQDFKVVVDYAHTVESLEQIYKLLGGFSELVAVLGSCGGGRDKARREPLGKLAGQYAKVVLVTNEDPYDEEPVSIMKQVAVGVLDVGKKEGVDLFIEPDRRQAIKKALQIAKAGEIVVITGKGSEQWLCVANNKKIPWDDRQVVREEIRKILNPKS, translated from the coding sequence ATGTCCTGGTTAGTAGCTTTGTTTTATGGTTTGCCAGCCAGGCATTTAGTGGTAATTGGTGTAACCGGTACCAAAGGTAAAAGCACAGTTAGTAATATGATTTGGTATGCTTTGCAAAATATGGGCTATAAGACTGGTTTAATTTCCACAGCCCAAATGGCTATAGGTTCTACCGCCTGGCCTAATGATTTAAAAATGACTATGCCAGGCAGGCTAAAGTTGCAACAACTACTTAGGCAAATGGTTAAGGAAGATTGTCGGTATTTGGTAATGGAAACTTCGTCCGAGGGTTTGGCACAGTTTAGGCAAGCCGGCTTGCCTTATGTAGTTGGCGTGTTTACCAATTTAACTCCGGAGCATATTGAAGCTCATGGCAGTTTTGATAATTATAAATCAGCCAAAGGTAGGTTGTTTGCTTATTTATCTAAAATAAAAAAGCCATTAGTCAGTCCTTTAGGTTTGGTTAAACCAGCCAGTGTTATTAATTTAGATGATAAGTCAGCTGATTATTTTTTAAGTTTTCCTGTGGCCGAGCGTTATGGTTATAGTTTTAATAACAAAACGAGTAGTTTAGCAACTAATAATCAAATAGCTAAATTTGAAGAAGTTGGTTTGGATAAATTAAAAATAAATATAGATTCAATAGATTATGAATTTTTAGTGGGTGGTCAGTTTAATGCTTATAATATTTTAGCCGCGGCTTTGGTTGGGCAGGTTCTTAATTTCCCCTTGCCAAAGGTTTTAAATGTTTTAACTACTTATAGTGGTACGCCGGGCAGGCTGGAATTTATAAACGAGGGGCAAGATTTTAAAGTTGTGGTGGATTATGCCCATACTGTTGAATCTTTGGAGCAAATTTATAAATTACTAGGTGGTTTTAGTGAGTTAGTAGCAGTGCTGGGTTCTTGTGGTGGTGGTCGGGATAAAGCTAGGCGAGAGCCTTTGGGTAAGTTAGCTGGTCAATATGCTAAAGTGGTTTTGGTAACAAATGAGGATCCTTATGACGAGGAACCAGTAAGTATTATGAAACAGGTAGCGGTTGGTGTTTTGGATGTTGGCAAAAAAGAAGGTGTAGATTTATTTATTGAGCCAGATCGACGTCAGGCTATAAAAAAAGCCTTACAAATAGCTAAGGCCGGGGAGATAGTAGTTATTACTGGTAAGGGTTCGGAACAATGGTTATGTGTGGCTAATAATAAAAAAATACCTTGGGATGATAGGCAGGTGGTGAGAGAGGAGATTAGAAAAATACTAAACCCTAAATCCTGA
- the cas2 gene encoding CRISPR-associated endonuclease Cas2 → MTKEGSKLNLTTVLLNLIALAGQAGFNYINFFYDIKRYGYLRTLPSGADYVAEIKQFQKERQLKETLRQLQRSKYIKSQKIGKNLIYKISDKGLFKLLTCQLNQAPKMAKNYTIVIFDIPKTQNPARRHLRWLLRRGGFKMLQQSVWLSQKDNYNLLKKFIKENNLDSWVNILYADKILNLPKSIYK, encoded by the coding sequence ATGACCAAGGAGGGGTCTAAATTAAATTTAACTACAGTATTATTAAACCTGATAGCTTTGGCTGGCCAGGCCGGTTTTAATTATATTAATTTTTTTTATGACATTAAACGTTACGGATATTTACGCACCCTTCCTTCAGGTGCTGACTATGTGGCTGAAATTAAACAATTCCAAAAAGAAAGACAGTTAAAGGAAACTTTAAGACAACTCCAAAGATCCAAATATATTAAAAGCCAAAAAATCGGTAAAAATTTGATTTATAAAATATCGGACAAAGGACTTTTTAAATTACTGACTTGCCAATTAAATCAAGCCCCCAAAATGGCAAAGAATTACACTATTGTTATATTCGACATACCAAAAACACAAAATCCCGCTCGTCGACACCTCCGCTGGCTACTCAGGAGGGGTGGTTTTAAAATGCTACAACAAAGTGTTTGGCTAAGCCAAAAAGACAATTATAACCTGCTTAAAAAATTTATTAAAGAAAATAACCTAGATTCCTGGGTTAATATATTATACGCTGACAAAATACTAAACCTACCTAAAAGTATTTATAAATAA